The following proteins come from a genomic window of Caloenas nicobarica isolate bCalNic1 chromosome 6, bCalNic1.hap1, whole genome shotgun sequence:
- the MYL1 gene encoding myosin light chain 1/3, skeletal muscle isoform isoform X2 — MSFTPDQINDFKEAFLLFDRTGDAKITLSQVGDIIRALGQNPTNAEVNKILGNPSKEELNAKKITFEEFLPMLQAAANNKEQGTYEDFVEGLRVFDKEGNGTVMGAELRHVLATLGERMSEEEVEELMKGQEDSNGCINYEAFVKHILSV, encoded by the exons ATG TCCTTCACTCCAGACCAAATTAATG ACTTCAAGGAGGCCTTCCTACTCTTTGACAGGACTGGTGATGCCAAGATCACCCTGAGCCAGGTTGGCGATATCATCCGGGCGCTGGGGCAGAACCCTACAAATGCCGAGGTCAACAAGATCCTGGGCAACCCCAGCAAAGAGG AGCTGAATGccaagaaaattacttttgaagAGTTCCTGCCCATGTTGCAAGCAGCTGCTAACAACAAGGAACAAGGTACCTATGAAGACTTTGTTGAAGGTCTGCGTGTCTTTGACAAGGAAGGCAACGGCACAGTCATGGGGGCTGAACTCCGTCACGTACTGGCTACTCTGG GTGAGAGGATGTCAGAAGAAGAAGTAGAGGAACTCATGAAAGGTCAGGAAGACTCCAATGGCTGCATCAACTATGAGG CATTTGTAAAGCACATCTTGTCTGTCTAA